The sequence below is a genomic window from Cicer arietinum cultivar CDC Frontier isolate Library 1 chromosome 6, Cicar.CDCFrontier_v2.0, whole genome shotgun sequence.
ataaatCATCAACATCTCACTTTAATCTCTCACTAaacacaaattatttattttagtaaacgTAACTTCCATCGAGCCATtcatggaagaagaagaaaatgaaaataaggatgaagaagatgtaatttaatgattttaaaaatatttgaggtcATAAATTGGTTTGTTGTAGAttaaaaaagtgatttaaattaattttataatttaaaaaatgatttttatgaaaaatcatCCTAAAATCTCAAAAGATATttcaaacttatttttttataattaagagattaatttaaaaattcaataaattagatactcattgttaaatattttaacgTAGTAAAAATCTAacgtttttgaaaaaaatatatctatcaaaaatgaatttttattataaactatCCAAACTAATTTCtcactttaaatatttttttagatttcattttcaaaaataattgtaacaaaaaatataaatatgtaaaattattttttatgagaaactatttaaatcaatttcccattacatttttttttttaaaaaaaactctttTAAAAATGCTATAACATAAAgatgaaatattataaaattggtttaaatatgTCATTGGTCCTTgtaaatatatcactttttattttaatccctgtaaatttttttgtttgaatttggtATTATAAATTCAGAGACGACTTTGGTTCATAACTTACAAAAAATAGTGCTTGTAAACAATGATAGCACTATAAATGTATACCAACACATCAtcatttatgatatattaaaaattaaaatattttatattatttattaataaatttatcatttaataattcactactagaaaattgcattttaaCTGTCATTTTTAGCGTCGGCCCCCGACTCCGACACTACTTAGCGTCGACTAGACCGACGCTAAGGCaccaaatttcatttttcaattttattgacAATTAGCGTCGGAGTAGCCGATGCTacgtaaaataaaacaaacgctagtttattcatttaattttttattttttattttcatatgtaGCGTCGGAGGGGCCGACGCtaggttatttttaaattttttaatattatttgtaaaatcagattgtaaaattaaaagtttggGTTTTAAAATAACCTTTCTATCTGAGTCCCTACGTTTTGAGTTCTTCTTTAAATCCCTAAGTGTTGAACCCTTCATACATACATTGAATCCTTCTCTCACACTTGAATCCAATCCATCATTGATTCTCATTCCTCTCAATGCCGTGAGTATAGCCGTCGAACATGTGACCTATCGAACCAAACACCTTCACTCTCAGAGTCGGTCACCGTCCCCCTCTCGAACTCCGTCACGCCAATCTCAGAGTCGCCGTTCAGTGTCCCCGTCGCACTGTCATCTGTGGTCGATTCTCAAGGTAAGTGTCGCTGTCTCACTCTCAGTGTAGCCATTTAGGTTTATTGCATTTCAGTTGTGTATTCTTGTTTAGGTTTTATGACATTTCAGAGGTTTTCTTCGCCCTGACATTCTTGTGTATTTGTTAAAAAGGATTCAAATCAGATAAAACTCACTCACAAACAAAGGCCACCCTTGGTTCACTAAGTAACATTGGTACCTCTTAAGTCACCCCCAAATTCACTGCCATTGACATTGGTACCTCTTAAGTCACCTCCAAATTCACTCACAAACAAAGGCCACCCTTGTTCACATACTTGATTTGGGTTCCCTGATTCCCAAGCTTGACCATTAGTGAAACCATACCAGTGTGCTTTAATACTAGTTTCTCAATGAATGTTAGGTTCACTGCTCTTTTGGCAATGAATGACAAGTATTTGTCAAAATTTAATCCAGATAATATGACAAGAATATTTGGATTTGCTGCATGAACTGTTGCAACTCCTTGCACCATATACCTTCAATTCATAATAACAAACTATATGATTTGCTTGCATGAACTGCTGCAGATTTTGTGTTGTAAGTGTAGCTCTGAAGTGTAAATGGCAGTGAATTTGATGGCAGGTTTAATAGTGACAAggataataatatttagaaatgCAAATGGCAGTGATTTTGATATACAAGTTCTGAAGTGTTTGGAAATGCAGTTTAGAAATTCAAGCATGTTTAGAAATGCAGTTTATGAAATTCAGTTTAGAAATGCAGTTTAGAAATTCAAgcataataatatttagaaatgCAGTTTGTGATATTCAAGTATGCAGTTTGTGAAGTTTGTGATTTTGTTAGTCTTACAAAAAATTCAAGCATGCAGTTTGTGATTTTGTTAGTCTTACAATTAAACATGCATGCAGTTTGTGAATTATGTGTTAGTCTGACTTTGATTCAAGCATGCAGTTTGTGAAATCCAAGCATATGCAGTTTGTGATTTTGCTAGTCTCACAAAAATTTCAAGCATGTTAGTCTGACTctgatttctttttcttctgaatTATGTATAGTTTGTGAAGTGTTTTGACTGGACTACTTTAATTGTCAATCTGATCCCCTCGACGCAGCGTTGAAGATCATATGGATGACTGAAGTAGTTGAAGGTAACGCTAGGGTTTTCATCCACATTGGTGCTATTCAACTTGAGCTCACATACTGACCAAGCACATACAACTTTTGACAAGACAAAGCCTCCCTTGAATGCTTCGACTGGTACATCTCGCTTGTTCTTCACATAATCTTTAATAGCTTCTATTGATCTTTGCTTTGGAGGAATTGTGGAAAGTTGTCCAATCTGATTTGTATCatgtaaaaatgaaaatttacttCTGATGGTAGCACTTCTTGATAGTTGCTAATCCATTATGCACAACTAGACAATATCACTTCATTACGCCTATCATTTTCCAGCATTGCCTCATGTTGTTTCTCATTTTCATCCTTAAAAATCACCCCTACAGCTTTTGGTGTTTTACCTGCAACACCATCCTTAAAAATTCTGTTTTTGGATGTTAGGTTTTTCATGCTCAATTCTGTCAATTCTGTTAGGTTTTTCATAATTCTGTTTTCATGCTCACTTCTGTCAATTCTGTTAGGTTTTTGGATGTTAGGTTttataaattctatttttacttcataattcacttttatatttattaatttactaaaGGGATATATCAAATcataaaatgttaataaattcGTCTCTCTATCTTGTGGTTGTCAAATGCATTCTTGTTaaaacatttcatttttatgatTGCAACTAAACAAAAATTAGCTTCTATAAAGATGCAAGTTTGCCTCTGGaagttataaaacaaaatatataactcAAGTTACCCCACAACAATGTGTCCCTTCTTTAGTGACTCCAGAATCACTCTATGTGCTAATCTGCAATATTAGAGAGGAAATGAGCAGAAACAATGCTAAATATCTACTAGACACAAGTAAATTACCGACTAGATGTGACAGCTAAAAGAGACTTGTGACTGGACATGCACAAATTACTAACTAAGGCTACAACTCTGTATATTTTCTAGTTCATCTAAGTTATATACTCAGGATTCAGGAAACTTCTCTGGAGTAAAGTATTGATATAGTTAGAAATTATACTTGTTCCAAACTGTTACCATTTGAAACCAAACATGGAAGATAATATTTAGGCTAGCAGGCTAAAAGCAATAATGGTACTCAATCATACATGTGCATATCAACCCAGCTTACTCCAGATTTTTGCACTGCAGGTTTTTGTGAGAATTTGCACTGCAGATTTTTATACTGCAGAATTTGCACTGCATATCAACCCAGCTTACTCCAGAATTTGCACTGCAGATTTTTATACTGGTGCAACATGCATATTAAGTAAAGACCTTACAATTTGTTTTCCTTAGACAAAAGAGGTTTAAGTagaaaatactcacattataaatAAGAGATTGGTCACTTGTAAACTTTCCATTTATCTGCaccacaaaaataaataaagttaagcATAAAATGGTTACTCTGGTCCAGTTAATAGATAAAATGATAAGTTGCATTCTACTAATTCCCTGCACACACGTACACAAAGTATGGATGAGTGTATAGGTAATAATTATTAGAGTAACAtgataaataaatgaacaaaGGAATGAAGTGCATGACTGATGATTCAGTCACATCTCTATCTTGTGGTTGTCAAATGCATTCTTGTTAGTATTCGCACAGTTTGTGAATAGGtttatatatcaataattttgttgtttatttatctctataattttataacttataGGTTCATGAGTTTATTTATCTATATAACTTTTCAAACTTATAGGTTCATGAGTTTATTTAGGTTCagttatttttcaaacttatttagTGATTGACAAGTTAAGTTTTGGTCTTATAGTAAATGGATCGTACTTGGATGTACAATAGGGTACATGAAAATAGACGCAGATTGAAAGAGGAGTATGTTAGTGGTGTTAAAGATTTTGTGAAGAGGGTTTTGAAACAACCGATTTGTATATCTGAGGGAGCGATAAGGTGTCCGTGTATAAAATGCAAGTGTATGAAGATATCTGCAGCAACTACTGTTAGACTTCACTTGTACCAGGATGGATTTCAACCAGATTATTGGATTTGGACTGAACACGGAGAAGTGAAGCCAATAGTTGAAACAAGGGGAGGTTCGACTAGTAATAGGATTGTGCATCACGACGACCAATTTAATGCAATGGATGAAATGGTGTTTGATGCTTTTAGGCCTTATCGAGATGTCCTTGATGTGAACACTAACATGGGAAATGGCACATTTGCTGAGGATGAGTTGCCTAACGAAGATGCAAAACGATTTTATGACAAGTTGATATCCACCAACAAGCCCATCTACGAGGGGGCTTCCCAATCAATGTTATCAATATGTGTTCAACTTCTAGCAATTAGGTTTAATTGGCATGTTCCACAAAAAGGTATAGATGTTGTTACAAAAATGCTTTAAAGTGTATGTCCAGTAGAAACATGCTTGCCCGATAACTATTACCAAGCAACGTAATTGGTGTCAAAGTTAGGgttgaaggttgagaagattgaCTGTTGTAAGAAAGGATGTATGTTATATTACAAGGATGATAACAAGTTATCTGAGTGCAAAAAAATTCATTCTCCTAGGTTCATTCCACGTAGGACTGGAATGGGAAAATACAAAGATGTTCCAGCAAAAAGAATGTTTTATTTCCCTATCATTCCTAGATTACAAAGATTGTATGCATCAACTGAGTCTGCAGCTGAAATGAGATGGCATCATGAGAATAAAAAGAGTTCAAACGTCCTTCGCCATCTGTCTGATGGAAAAGCGTGGAAACATTTTGACGATGTTTATCCTGACTTTTCTAGTGACCCCAGAAATGTAAGGTTGAGTCTATGTTAAGATGAATTTACTCCTTATATTTAAGCGTCTGCTTCTCCGTACTCCTGTTGGCTAGTTATACTCACTCCATACAATCTTCCCCCTGAAATGTGCATGACCAAATCGTACTTATTTTTGACTTGTCTCATACCTGGACCTTCTAATCCCAAACAAAATATAGATGTCTACTTGCAACCATTGATTGATGATTTGCAACGATTGTCGTCCAACGACATTTTGACCTATGATATATCCACAAAACAAAACTTCATCATGAAAGCATGCTTGATGTagacaattaatgattttcccgCCTATGGTATGTTATCTGGATGGGGAACACGAGGTAAGTTGGTATGTCCTCATTGTATGGAAGACACAAAAGCTTTCACTTTGAAATATGGCGGTAAGAATTCTTGGTTTGATTGTCATCGTCGATTCTTGCTAGCTAATCACTCTTTCAGAAGAAGTAAAACaagttttacaaaaaatagGGATGAGAAAAATGGTCAACCTTACATTTACACAGGGCAAGAGATATCGGATGTGGTGAGTAATTTTCCAAAAGTGACTGAAATTGGTtggaaaaagaaattgaattgGTATGGAGTGATTCATAATTGGAAAAAACAaagtattttttgggatcttcCATATTGGAAGGATAACTTGTTAAGGCACAACCTCGATGTGATGCACATAGAGAAAAATGTCTTCGATAATATATTTAACACTGTTATGAATGTTAAAGGTAAAACAAAGGATAATGAAAAGGCGAGAAAAGACTTGTCTTTATTATGCTTTCGCGGGGACTTGGAGATGCAAGTCTTATCTAACGGAAAGATGGGTAAACCAAAGGCAAATTACACTTTGACATCATCAGATGCCAAGTTGGTTTGTAAATGGCTTAAGGATTTGAGAATGCCTTATGGCTATGCTTCAAACCTTGCTAGGTGTGCCGATGTTGAGAAGGGTACGATACATGGGATGAAGAGTCACGACTGTCATGTTTTCATGGAATGTTTACTCCCAATTGCATTTCATTCCTTGCCAGAATTTGTTTGGAAACCATTAACCGAGCTAAGTCAATTCTTCAAGGATCTTTGTTGCAATACATTGAGGTTGGACGACTTAGTTAAGTTGAATGATAACATTCCAATTATCATATGCAAGTTAGAAAGGATTTTTCCACCAGGATTTTTCCAATACATCTTGCCTATGAAGCAATGTTAGGTGGTCCAGTACATTACCggtggatgtatccatttgaaaggtaacttttgtggttgattttttaatagattactaggtttattataaCTTACTTAATAGACATTTAATGATTAAATGTGCAGATGTATGGGAGTCTCAAAGCGGGCAGTGAcaaataaggctagggttgaagGCTCCATATGCGCCGACTATATACAACGCGAGACAACTtatttttgttctcattatttcaagtCATTCAATTTGTTGCCGACCACAAATTTAAGTAATAATCGTCATTTAGAATGTGATGATCTCCAACCTTCACTATCCATCTTGCTGAAACGAGGTCGACCTAGTGGGAAGTCTAGAACACATTATCTAACAGATAACGAATGGAAATCTGATCAAGTACACGTGTTGATTAATTGTGATGAAATTAAACCATATCTTGAGTAAGTGTTCATCATAATGCGTGGAAAATTATATTGATGCAAACCATAATACGTATTTACTTATGAACTATGTGATTGTTGACAGCTTATTCTTGGAGAATCACTCAATCAATGAAGAAGACGCATCTAGACGTATACATGCAGAGTTTCCCATATGGCTGAAAGCATATGTAAATAACGAGGCAAATGAAGTGACCAACAAAGACATAATAGCACTATCTCGTGGTCCTTCATCAATGGCAATATCTTGGAACATTTACTTTGTTAACGGGTACACTTTTCACACTAAGGCCTACAACATTGATAAAAAGACAATCAATAGTGGGGTGCATGTAAGGGGTCTTACTGAAGGAGGAGAAGATGATTACTATGGCACGATCAACTATATCATATAACTAGATTACTTTGGTCTGAAGGAGAAGGTTGcattattttattgtgaatGGTTTGACCCAACAAAAAATAGGGGTACAAAGATTCATCCACAATATCAAATTGTTGATATTAAGATGGATAAACGTTATCGTCCTTATGATCCTTTCATCCTGGTGCAAAAAGcaagacaagtgtattatgtcCCTTATCCAGAAATGTGTAGAGATAAGCGTGGATGGTGTGTGGCaattaccacaaaatcaaaGGGTCACGTGGAGATTGACAACACAAAGGATGAAATGTCTTATCAATCTGATGGGATGTCACATGTTCTACCAATTGCAGAAATAGAATCCATATCTT
It includes:
- the LOC101503093 gene encoding uncharacterized protein, with protein sequence MDRTWMYNRVHENRRRLKEEYVSGVKDFVKRVLKQPICISEGAIRCPCIKCKCMKISAATTVRLHLYQDGFQPDYWIWTEHGEVKPIVETRGGSTSNRIVHHDDQFNAMDEMVFDAFRPYRDVLDVNTNMGNGTFAEDELPNEDAKRFYDKLISTNKPIYEGASQSMLSICVQLLAIRFNWHVPQKGLKVEKIDCCKKGCMLYYKDDNKLSECKKIHSPRFIPRRTGMGKYKDVPAKRMFYFPIIPRLQRLYASTESAAEMRWHHENKKSSNVLRHLSDGKAWKHFDDVYPDFSSDPRNTINDFPAYGMLSGWGTRGKLVCPHCMEDTKAFTLKYGGKNSWFDCHRRFLLANHSFRRSKTSFTKNRDEKNGQPYIYTGQEISDVVSNFPKVTEIGWKKKLNWYGVIHNWKKQSIFWDLPYWKDNLLRHNLDVMHIEKNVFDNIFNTVMNVKGKTKDNEKARKDLSLLCFRGDLEMQVLSNGKMGKPKANYTLTSSDAKLVCKWLKDLRMPYGYASNLARCADVEKGTIHGMKSHDCHVFMECLLPIAFHSLPEFVWKPLTELSQFFKDLCCNTLRCMGVSKRAVTNKARVEGSICADYIQRETTYFCSHYFKSFNLLPTTNLSNNRHLECDDLQPSLSILLKRGRPSGKSRTHYLTDNEWKSDQVHVLINCDEIKPYLDLFLENHSINEEDASRRIHAEFPIWLKAYVNNEANEVTNKDIIALSRGPSSMAISWNIYFVNGYTFHTKAYNIDKKTINSGVHEKVALFYCEWFDPTKNRGTKIHPQYQIVDIKMDKRYRPYDPFILVQKARQVYYVPYPEMCRDKRGWCVAITTKSKGHVEIDNTKDEMSYQSDGMSHVLPIAEIESISCLRDNSQVDLFEEIFD